Proteins from a single region of Natrinema salifodinae:
- a CDS encoding phosphopantetheine adenylyltransferase → MRVAVAGTFGPLHDGHRQLFEHALRFGDDGVVVALTSDDLAVETRHEPRPIPSLDERTTAVADAIAALDERGRDVEIRTLETEYGIATDEPSIDGLVVSPETAPELEAINERRRERGFDPITGIVAPYVLADDGERISSTRIVTGEIDAHGRVLADG, encoded by the coding sequence ATGCGAGTCGCAGTCGCCGGCACGTTCGGGCCGCTCCACGACGGCCACCGACAGCTGTTCGAGCACGCGCTGCGCTTCGGCGACGACGGCGTCGTCGTCGCGCTGACCAGCGACGACCTGGCGGTCGAGACGCGCCACGAGCCGCGGCCGATCCCGTCGCTCGACGAGCGGACGACGGCCGTGGCCGACGCGATCGCCGCCCTCGACGAGCGAGGCCGCGACGTCGAGATCCGGACGCTCGAGACCGAGTACGGTATCGCGACCGACGAGCCGTCGATCGACGGCTTGGTGGTCTCGCCGGAGACGGCGCCCGAACTCGAGGCGATCAACGAGCGGCGGCGCGAACGGGGGTTCGATCCGATTACGGGAATCGTCGCGCCGTACGTCCTCGCCGACGACGGCGAGCGGATCTCGTCGACGCGGATCGTAACGGGCGAGATCGACGCGCACGGCCGGGTACTTGCCGACGGGTGA
- a CDS encoding universal stress protein — protein MHLLVALDDSEPGWAALEFACTEHTEDEITVLHVVDPTESGYGAAAHLGPDALLDHQRDAAEELLATAEDRAADYGCSIAPATVVGQPADAVVDYAATHAVDRIVVGSHGRTGFSRVLLGSVAERIVRQAPVPVTIVR, from the coding sequence ATGCACCTGCTGGTCGCGCTCGACGACTCCGAGCCGGGATGGGCGGCCCTCGAGTTCGCATGTACGGAGCACACCGAGGACGAGATCACGGTGCTCCACGTCGTCGATCCGACCGAGAGCGGCTACGGTGCGGCGGCTCACCTCGGGCCGGATGCGCTGCTCGACCACCAACGGGACGCGGCCGAAGAGCTACTCGCGACCGCGGAAGATCGCGCGGCCGACTACGGCTGTTCGATCGCGCCGGCGACGGTCGTCGGCCAGCCGGCGGACGCGGTCGTCGACTACGCCGCGACCCACGCCGTCGACCGGATCGTCGTCGGCAGCCACGGACGGACCGGGTTCTCCAGGGTACTGTTGGGCAGCGTCGCGGAACGAATCGTTCGCCAGGCGCCCGTGCCGGTAACGATCGTTCGGTAA
- a CDS encoding SDR family NAD(P)-dependent oxidoreductase — protein sequence MEGPDLSERTVLVTGSAKGVGRELLLSTADCGASIAVHYHTSADAARDVAAAARERGAAEAMTVQGDVTDPESVDGLFAAVEAELGAVDVLVNNVGDFAPAHWADLEFETWNRVLETNLNGTYLCSKRALPAMREREYGRIVNIGYASSEKGLVSPKNFPYFVAKAGVLMFTRMLAADTQDDGITVNAISPYVVENSDEFPDELPRDRPASFEDLIQPLYFFLDPDSEYVSGENIEVDGGWLPERV from the coding sequence ATGGAGGGACCAGATCTTTCTGAACGGACGGTGCTCGTCACGGGCAGCGCGAAGGGCGTCGGTCGCGAACTCCTGCTGTCGACGGCCGACTGCGGCGCGTCGATAGCGGTCCACTACCACACCAGCGCCGACGCCGCCCGCGACGTGGCCGCGGCCGCTCGCGAGCGCGGCGCAGCCGAGGCGATGACGGTCCAGGGCGACGTCACCGACCCGGAGAGCGTCGACGGACTGTTCGCGGCCGTCGAGGCCGAACTCGGCGCCGTCGACGTACTGGTGAACAACGTCGGCGACTTCGCGCCCGCCCACTGGGCCGATCTCGAGTTCGAGACCTGGAACCGCGTCCTCGAGACCAATCTCAACGGGACCTATCTCTGTTCGAAACGCGCCCTGCCGGCGATGCGCGAGCGCGAGTACGGTCGGATCGTGAACATCGGCTACGCCTCGTCCGAGAAAGGCCTGGTCAGTCCGAAGAACTTCCCCTACTTCGTCGCGAAGGCGGGCGTGTTGATGTTCACCCGCATGCTCGCGGCCGACACGCAAGACGACGGGATCACTGTCAACGCCATCTCGCCGTACGTCGTCGAGAACTCCGACGAGTTCCCCGACGAACTGCCCCGCGATCGCCCCGCGAGCTTCGAGGACCTGATCCAACCGCTGTACTTCTTCCTGGATCCGGACAGCGAGTACGTCAGCGGCGAAAATATCGAGGTCGATGGCGGCTGGTTACCCGAGCGAGTATAA
- a CDS encoding potassium channel family protein, which yields MSLWRSRRAGYYLALVTVTTVVSTLVYNYGMATLENDPQPLYRSLEVVFQTYTTTGYGEDAPWATPQMNLLVIALQLTGIGLILTAVDVFAVPWLQRALATTPPTAATDLEDHVIICEYTSRGEAFIEELDARDQASVVVEPDEETAMALYESDYRVVHGDPESTDVLENAGIERATAVVADSADDTNASIVLSAREVAPDVRVVTLVEDRRLGEYHRIAGADDVLSPRQLLGESLAHRVPTAVTTAVDEGVEIGDDLELVELSIAEGSDLVGRTTGEVRLRERYGVDGIGAWFGGEFESPLSPDRVLDTETRLLVAGEPDRIDELRSEASSSVQPFSAQHVVIAGYGEAGAAAGGALAETNSQVTVLDSVDKEGVDVVGDARDPDAVREAGVDDATAVIVTLDDDTTAVFATLVVRNLNPSADIVVRANDAENIQKLYRAGADYVQSLATVSGRMLASTVFEDEEVLAVDRQINVVKLPAGRLAGRTVADADVRSRTGCTVLAAVRGGETVTGFDPDSFVFEDGDEVVLAGTDESVRAFEETFGV from the coding sequence ATGTCACTGTGGCGATCCCGCCGCGCCGGTTACTACCTCGCGCTGGTGACCGTCACGACCGTCGTCTCCACGCTGGTGTACAACTACGGTATGGCGACCTTGGAGAACGATCCGCAGCCGCTGTACCGGTCGCTCGAGGTCGTCTTCCAGACGTACACGACGACCGGCTACGGCGAGGACGCGCCGTGGGCGACGCCCCAGATGAACCTGCTGGTGATCGCCCTGCAACTCACGGGCATCGGCCTGATCCTCACCGCCGTCGACGTCTTTGCCGTCCCCTGGCTCCAGCGCGCGCTCGCGACCACGCCGCCGACGGCGGCGACCGATCTCGAGGACCACGTGATCATCTGCGAGTACACGTCCCGCGGCGAGGCGTTCATCGAGGAGCTCGATGCCCGCGACCAGGCGTCCGTCGTCGTCGAACCCGACGAGGAGACGGCGATGGCACTGTACGAGAGCGACTATCGGGTCGTCCACGGCGATCCGGAGTCGACGGACGTGCTCGAAAACGCCGGCATCGAACGGGCGACGGCGGTCGTGGCCGATTCCGCCGACGACACGAACGCAAGCATCGTCCTCTCGGCCCGCGAGGTCGCACCTGACGTGCGGGTCGTGACGTTGGTCGAGGACCGGCGGCTCGGGGAGTACCACCGGATCGCGGGTGCGGACGACGTGCTCTCGCCCCGCCAGTTACTCGGCGAGAGCCTGGCCCACCGCGTGCCGACGGCCGTGACGACCGCGGTCGACGAGGGGGTCGAGATCGGGGACGACCTCGAACTGGTCGAGCTCTCGATCGCGGAGGGAAGCGACCTCGTCGGCCGGACCACCGGCGAGGTCCGGCTTCGCGAACGCTACGGCGTCGACGGCATCGGCGCCTGGTTCGGCGGCGAGTTCGAGAGTCCGCTTTCGCCGGACCGGGTGCTCGATACGGAAACGCGGCTGCTCGTCGCGGGGGAACCCGACCGCATCGACGAGCTGCGGTCGGAAGCGTCGTCGTCGGTCCAGCCCTTCTCGGCCCAACACGTGGTGATCGCCGGCTACGGGGAGGCAGGTGCGGCGGCGGGCGGCGCGCTCGCCGAGACGAACTCCCAGGTGACCGTCCTCGACAGTGTCGACAAGGAGGGCGTCGACGTCGTCGGCGATGCCCGCGATCCGGACGCGGTCCGCGAGGCAGGCGTCGACGATGCGACCGCGGTGATCGTCACCCTGGACGACGACACGACCGCCGTCTTCGCGACGCTCGTCGTGCGGAACCTGAACCCGTCGGCCGACATCGTCGTCCGGGCAAACGACGCCGAGAACATCCAGAAGCTGTACCGGGCGGGTGCCGACTACGTCCAGTCGCTGGCGACGGTCAGCGGCCGGATGCTTGCCTCGACCGTCTTCGAGGACGAGGAGGTCCTGGCCGTCGACCGCCAGATCAACGTGGTGAAACTCCCAGCCGGGCGCCTGGCGGGGCGCACGGTCGCCGACGCCGACGTCCGCTCGCGGACCGGCTGTACCGTCCTCGCGGCGGTCCGGGGCGGCGAGACGGTCACGGGATTCGACCCCGACTCGTTCGTCTTCGAGGACGGCGACGAGGTCGTCCTCGCCGGCACCGACGAGAGCGTCCGAGCTTTCGAGGAGACGTTCGGTGTCTGA
- a CDS encoding ZIP family metal transporter, whose translation MALLENLALVFVAGLITALATGLGALPFFFFEGLSDRRNVVLWGLSSGIMLSASTFGLVEEGLAEGTPAEIAVGLFAGVALVVVAHDLLLDADIDPQQYEEADFKKLVLILGILTVHSFPEGVAIGVSFADLGLEGGAEFLSFTVPLLAVFMTIAISIHNVPEGTAISIPLTAMGVANWKLVWWAVFSSLPQPVGAVIAFAFVRYAREFLPYGFGFAAGAMIYLVLTEFVPEALDIGERLPRGGKPELLGGIGAGILLMAPLVFV comes from the coding sequence ATGGCGCTGCTGGAGAACCTCGCGCTGGTGTTCGTCGCCGGCTTGATCACGGCTTTGGCGACCGGACTCGGCGCGCTCCCCTTTTTCTTCTTCGAGGGGCTCAGCGACCGCCGAAACGTCGTCCTCTGGGGCCTATCCTCGGGGATCATGCTCTCGGCGTCGACGTTCGGGCTCGTCGAGGAGGGGTTAGCCGAGGGGACGCCGGCCGAAATCGCGGTCGGCCTGTTCGCCGGGGTCGCCCTCGTCGTCGTCGCCCACGACCTGTTGTTGGACGCCGACATCGATCCACAGCAGTACGAGGAAGCCGACTTCAAGAAACTCGTCCTCATCCTCGGAATCCTGACCGTCCACAGCTTCCCCGAGGGTGTGGCCATCGGCGTCTCCTTCGCCGATCTCGGGCTCGAGGGCGGCGCCGAATTCCTCAGCTTTACGGTCCCGCTCCTGGCGGTATTCATGACGATCGCGATTTCAATCCACAACGTCCCCGAGGGGACCGCGATCTCGATCCCGTTGACCGCGATGGGCGTCGCGAACTGGAAGCTCGTCTGGTGGGCCGTCTTCTCGAGCCTACCCCAGCCCGTCGGGGCCGTCATCGCCTTCGCCTTCGTCCGCTACGCGCGGGAGTTCCTCCCCTACGGCTTCGGCTTCGCCGCCGGCGCGATGATCTACCTGGTGCTCACCGAGTTCGTCCCCGAGGCGCTGGACATCGGTGAACGGCTGCCCCGCGGCGGCAAGCCGGAACTCCTCGGCGGGATCGGCGCCGGCATCCTCCTGATGGCTCCCCTGGTGTTCGTCTGA
- a CDS encoding universal stress protein, with amino-acid sequence MLDTVLLAVGPGDADRSEQLAEAVLEVAQPAGATVILAHVFTSNEYDEVLDRLEFDREVDDVDPNAVAGRHSTIHDIQDILDEHDVDYEIQGAVGEHGPTIVDLAESVEADRVIVGGRRRSPTGKAVFGSTAQEVMLSAPCPVTFVRSEE; translated from the coding sequence ATGCTAGACACTGTACTACTCGCCGTCGGTCCCGGCGACGCCGACCGGAGCGAGCAACTGGCTGAAGCGGTCCTCGAAGTAGCGCAACCGGCCGGCGCGACCGTCATCCTCGCGCACGTCTTCACCAGCAACGAGTACGACGAGGTGCTCGACCGCCTCGAGTTCGACCGGGAGGTCGACGACGTCGATCCGAACGCGGTCGCGGGGCGGCACTCGACGATCCACGACATCCAGGATATCCTCGACGAACACGACGTCGACTACGAGATCCAGGGCGCCGTCGGGGAGCACGGGCCGACGATCGTCGACCTGGCGGAGAGCGTCGAGGCCGACCGGGTTATCGTCGGCGGCCGGCGCCGCTCCCCGACCGGGAAGGCCGTCTTCGGTTCGACGGCCCAGGAAGTGATGCTGTCGGCCCCCTGCCCGGTTACCTTCGTCCGGAGCGAGGAGTAA
- a CDS encoding digeranylgeranylglycerophospholipid reductase, protein MNDRYDVVIAGAGPAGAQCARDLAARGYDVVVLETESEDEFPRQSNKSTAGTFPSMMASFGIPDDVVMQYTDSVVLESPTNHYVQDQPGAVLEFADFKRYLVEDGREKGAEYRFDSRVTAPIMDGGEIAGVTYNGDEEVYGEIVVDATGPAAPLAKKLDVVELERENHAIGIEYEFEGIDIDRPGFADLRDAMMLRLDHEIAPGGYSWIFHTGEDTAKVGLCYIQNNHHERYAKDSYTVDDYLEHWLDTDPRFRDAERIEGKQHRGSAHLQKPGQMHTDRFMAIGDTVPTVDPLWGEGINKCMQSGRVAAVAADSCLKHADAEPTAENLVVYETLWHRDVAPNMNKRLLMTNLLYLAPNERYDKFMEDLHRLDTETLAKANKGNPLAIAQLLEPGDAPLLARLAKQQLGLDFNLL, encoded by the coding sequence ATGAACGACCGCTACGACGTAGTGATCGCCGGTGCCGGCCCCGCTGGCGCCCAGTGTGCCCGCGATCTCGCGGCCAGGGGGTACGACGTCGTCGTCCTCGAGACCGAGTCCGAGGACGAGTTCCCGCGCCAGAGTAACAAGTCCACCGCGGGGACCTTCCCCTCCATGATGGCTTCCTTCGGCATCCCGGACGACGTGGTAATGCAGTACACCGACAGCGTCGTCCTCGAGTCCCCGACGAACCACTACGTCCAGGACCAGCCCGGTGCGGTGCTGGAGTTCGCGGACTTCAAGCGCTATCTCGTCGAAGACGGCCGCGAGAAGGGCGCCGAGTACCGGTTTGATTCCCGCGTCACCGCCCCAATCATGGACGGCGGCGAGATCGCCGGCGTCACCTACAACGGCGACGAGGAGGTCTACGGCGAGATCGTCGTCGACGCGACGGGCCCGGCCGCGCCGCTGGCGAAGAAACTCGACGTCGTCGAACTCGAACGGGAGAACCACGCGATCGGCATCGAGTACGAGTTCGAGGGCATCGACATCGACCGCCCCGGCTTCGCCGACCTCCGCGACGCGATGATGCTCCGGCTGGATCACGAGATCGCGCCCGGCGGCTACTCCTGGATCTTCCACACGGGCGAGGACACCGCCAAGGTCGGCCTCTGTTACATCCAGAACAACCACCACGAGCGGTACGCCAAGGACAGCTACACCGTCGACGACTACCTCGAGCACTGGCTCGATACCGACCCGCGCTTCCGGGACGCCGAGCGTATCGAGGGCAAGCAACACCGCGGCTCGGCCCACCTCCAGAAGCCGGGCCAGATGCACACCGACCGGTTCATGGCCATCGGCGACACCGTCCCCACGGTCGACCCGCTCTGGGGCGAGGGGATCAACAAGTGCATGCAGTCCGGTCGCGTGGCCGCCGTCGCCGCCGACAGCTGCCTCAAACACGCTGACGCCGAACCGACCGCCGAGAACCTCGTCGTCTACGAGACCCTCTGGCACCGCGACGTCGCGCCCAACATGAACAAGCGGCTGCTGATGACCAACCTGCTCTACCTCGCGCCCAACGAGCGCTACGACAAGTTCATGGAGGACCTCCACCGACTCGACACCGAGACCCTGGCTAAGGCGAACAAGGGTAACCCCCTGGCCATCGCCCAGCTACTCGAGCCCGGCGACGCGCCGCTGCTCGCTCGCCTGGCGAAACAGCAACTGGGGCTCGATTTCAACCTGCTGTAG
- a CDS encoding ROK family protein → MVYYAGVDLGATNVRAVVAEADGTTIGVSRRSTPRGPTGIDVTEGVLRTLRQACGEAGIAPDRIAAAGIGSIGPFDLAEGAVIDPANLPNSIDRIPLTGPIGKLIDSDEVYLHNDTTAGVIGERFHADRNPDDMVYITISSGIGAGVCCDGEIMGGWDGNAGEVGHYVVDPRGRLTCGCGREGHWEAYCSGNAIPDYAKLLAEDDPTISTNLPLNGSDFTAKDVFELAGEDELADYVIEQLAHWNAIGVTNVIHAFAPIVVSFGGAVALHNEELVVDPIRERVSEMVMTNVPEIRVTDLGDDVVLEGALASALTEGTGDRQRLRS, encoded by the coding sequence ATGGTCTACTATGCGGGCGTCGATCTCGGCGCGACCAACGTCCGGGCGGTTGTCGCCGAGGCCGACGGGACGACGATCGGCGTGAGCCGCCGATCTACGCCACGCGGGCCGACGGGCATCGACGTGACGGAAGGAGTCCTCCGCACGCTTCGCCAGGCGTGTGGCGAGGCCGGCATCGCTCCCGACCGAATCGCGGCCGCCGGAATCGGGTCGATCGGACCGTTCGACCTCGCGGAAGGGGCAGTGATCGACCCGGCGAACCTCCCCAATTCGATCGACCGAATCCCACTAACGGGACCGATCGGGAAACTGATCGACAGCGACGAGGTCTACCTCCACAATGACACTACCGCCGGCGTCATCGGCGAGCGGTTCCACGCCGATCGCAATCCCGACGACATGGTCTACATCACTATCTCCTCGGGGATCGGCGCCGGCGTCTGCTGTGACGGCGAGATCATGGGCGGCTGGGACGGCAACGCCGGCGAGGTCGGCCACTACGTCGTCGACCCTCGCGGTCGGCTGACCTGTGGCTGCGGCCGCGAGGGCCACTGGGAGGCCTACTGCTCCGGCAACGCCATCCCCGACTACGCGAAGCTGCTCGCCGAGGACGATCCGACCATCTCCACGAACTTGCCGCTCAACGGGTCGGACTTCACGGCCAAGGACGTCTTCGAACTGGCCGGTGAGGACGAACTGGCCGACTACGTCATCGAACAGCTCGCCCACTGGAACGCGATCGGCGTCACCAACGTGATCCACGCGTTCGCGCCGATCGTCGTCTCCTTCGGCGGCGCGGTCGCCCTGCACAACGAGGAACTGGTCGTCGACCCCATCCGCGAGCGCGTCTCCGAGATGGTGATGACCAACGTCCCCGAGATCCGCGTCACCGACCTCGGCGACGACGTCGTCCTCGAGGGTGCTCTCGCCAGCGCGCTGACCGAGGGAACCGGCGACCGCCAACGACTGCGCAGTTGA
- a CDS encoding DUF7557 family protein — MTHTLEISDDLKKRLDSHREEGQSCEELVEELVSMYETEGAFLQEGYSE, encoded by the coding sequence ATGACACACACGCTCGAGATCAGCGACGACCTGAAGAAGCGACTCGACAGCCACCGCGAGGAGGGCCAGTCGTGCGAGGAACTCGTCGAGGAACTGGTCTCGATGTACGAGACCGAGGGCGCGTTCTTACAGGAAGGGTACTCCGAGTGA
- a CDS encoding LVIVD repeat-containing protein codes for MERRAFLRASGAAGLGLAATGHTAARSRRPTARQQDGYEPLGRVAVDGAAEGVVGDDGETAYVATTTGFATVDVSDPAEPTVLATERALEVGDGTLSEILDVTVDGDRLVAAGPANPGYGVMGFRSYDVSDPESPEPVGAYETGYHIHNCYLDGELLFVAANPWQEDRNLLVIYDVGDGDEIEQVGYWSLLDREPGWRDVDFLARYLHDVYVQDDIAYLPYWNAGTYLLDVSDPTDPEYVSHVAKTTLEDQRTTDEAEPAQGLPGNDHYAAVDDTGDLMAVGREAWATGGDEPDRPGGIDLYDVSDPSDPVHRGAIEAPRTVDESYDGGTWTTSHNFELRDGRLYSSWYRGGVKIHDVSEPGEPEELAWWRDPGETAFWTARVVESGKTFLATSTEAIPNTSLDGALYTFPIEVGEQVDPPSLAEPSEWGSAGDETSGSDESGDENGTNDGSDGDEDGSDGGDSIPGFTGLTGAAAGAATLEWLRRRGGNVQD; via the coding sequence ATGGAGCGGAGAGCGTTCCTTCGAGCGAGTGGCGCGGCGGGACTCGGCCTGGCCGCGACGGGACACACCGCGGCCCGATCGCGTCGTCCGACAGCCCGCCAGCAGGACGGTTACGAACCGCTCGGTCGAGTTGCCGTCGACGGAGCCGCAGAAGGCGTCGTCGGCGACGACGGCGAGACCGCCTACGTCGCCACGACTACCGGGTTCGCGACCGTCGACGTCAGCGATCCCGCCGAGCCGACGGTGCTCGCCACGGAACGCGCTCTCGAGGTCGGTGACGGAACGCTGTCCGAAATTCTCGACGTGACCGTCGACGGCGACCGCCTGGTCGCCGCGGGGCCGGCGAACCCGGGTTACGGGGTCATGGGATTCCGGAGCTACGACGTGAGCGATCCCGAATCGCCCGAGCCCGTCGGAGCGTACGAGACCGGCTATCACATCCACAACTGCTATCTCGACGGCGAGTTGCTGTTCGTCGCCGCGAACCCCTGGCAGGAGGATCGGAACCTGCTCGTCATCTACGACGTCGGCGACGGGGACGAAATCGAACAGGTCGGCTACTGGTCGCTGCTGGACCGCGAACCGGGGTGGCGCGACGTCGACTTCCTCGCGCGATACCTCCACGACGTCTACGTGCAGGACGACATCGCGTACCTCCCCTACTGGAACGCCGGAACCTATCTGCTCGACGTGAGCGATCCGACCGACCCCGAATACGTCTCCCACGTCGCGAAGACGACGCTCGAAGACCAACGGACGACCGACGAGGCAGAGCCGGCCCAGGGGCTGCCGGGCAACGACCACTACGCGGCGGTCGACGACACCGGCGACCTCATGGCCGTCGGCCGGGAGGCCTGGGCGACCGGCGGCGACGAGCCCGACCGGCCAGGCGGGATCGATCTATACGACGTTAGCGACCCGAGCGATCCGGTCCACCGAGGGGCGATCGAGGCGCCCCGGACGGTCGACGAGTCCTACGACGGCGGGACCTGGACGACCTCGCACAACTTCGAACTCCGGGACGGCCGCCTCTACTCGTCGTGGTACCGCGGCGGCGTGAAGATCCACGACGTCTCCGAACCCGGCGAGCCCGAGGAACTGGCCTGGTGGCGCGACCCCGGCGAGACGGCCTTCTGGACGGCCCGGGTCGTCGAGTCGGGCAAGACCTTCCTGGCGACAAGCACCGAGGCGATCCCCAACACGTCTCTGGACGGGGCGCTCTACACGTTCCCGATCGAGGTCGGCGAGCAGGTCGATCCGCCGTCCCTGGCGGAGCCGTCGGAGTGGGGATCGGCCGGCGACGAGACGAGCGGAAGCGACGAGTCCGGCGACGAGAACGGAACCAACGATGGCAGCGACGGCGACGAGGACGGCTCCGATGGCGGCGATTCGATCCCCGGCTTCACCGGTCTGACCGGCGCCGCGGCGGGGGCGGCCACGCTCGAGTGGCTGCGCCGGCGCGGCGGGAACGTTCAGGATTAA
- a CDS encoding response regulator — protein MSDSAPNTGQPPVLLLIEDNPGDARLVEEALRDDQLVNALQVVSAGDDALDFVHQRGDYADAPRPDLVLLDWNLPGTDGEDVLAELKDDPELEHIPVIVLTGSQSEKDVSRAYKRHANACITKAGDADDYIETLRTFEDFWLSTVRLPTSDELQ, from the coding sequence ATGAGCGATTCGGCCCCGAATACGGGGCAGCCGCCCGTCCTTCTCTTGATCGAGGACAATCCAGGAGACGCTCGACTCGTCGAGGAAGCGCTCCGCGATGACCAACTCGTCAATGCACTGCAGGTCGTCTCCGCAGGGGACGACGCCCTCGATTTCGTTCACCAGCGCGGCGATTACGCGGACGCGCCACGCCCCGACCTCGTCCTTCTCGACTGGAACCTTCCCGGAACGGACGGCGAAGACGTCCTGGCGGAACTAAAAGACGATCCGGAGCTCGAACACATTCCCGTTATCGTGCTGACCGGCTCGCAATCGGAGAAAGACGTCAGCCGGGCGTACAAGCGCCACGCGAACGCCTGTATCACGAAGGCCGGAGACGCCGACGACTACATCGAGACCCTTCGCACGTTCGAAGACTTCTGGTTGTCGACCGTCCGGTTACCGACGTCCGACGAACTCCAGTAG